Proteins encoded by one window of Cervus canadensis isolate Bull #8, Minnesota chromosome 18, ASM1932006v1, whole genome shotgun sequence:
- the SLC7A10 gene encoding asc-type amino acid transporter 1 isoform X1, producing the protein MAGHTQPSGRGNPGPAPSPSPGRGPGPGASERVALKKEIGLVSACTIIIGNIIGSGIFISPKGVLEHSGSVGLALFVWVLGGGITALGSLCYAELGVAIPKSGGDYAYVTEIFGGLAGFLLLWSAVLIMYPTSLAVISMTFSNYVLQPVFPNCIPPAAASRALSMACLMLLTWVNSLSVRWATRIQDVFTGGKLLALSLIIGVGFVQIFQGHFEELRPSNAFDFWMTPSVGHLALAFLQGSFAFSGWNFLNYVTEELVDPRKNLPRAIFISIPLVTFVYTFTNVAYFTAMSPQELLASNAVAVTFGEKLLGYFSWVMPVSVALSTFGGINGYLFTSSRLCFSGAREGHLPSLLAMIHVRRCTPIPALLVCCGATAVIMLVGDTYTLINYVSFINYLCYGVTILGLLVLRWRRPALHRPIKVNLLVPVAYLVFWAFLLVFSFISEPMVCGVGVIIILTGVPVFFLGAFWRSKPKCVHRLTGLPRGGGKWPLPALPTACHGQALEDTMRHLWSLKQLFLFTCCLLRRCFCKKKKKFFFPGEKF; encoded by the exons GAAACATCATTGGCTCGGGCATCTTCATCTCCCCCAAAGGGGTCTTAGAGCACTCTGGCTCCGTGGGTCTGGCCCTCTTCGTCTGGGTCCTGGGTGGAGGCATCACTGCCCTGGGCTCACTCTGCTACGCGGAGCTGGGAGTGGCCATCCCCAAGTCTGGCGGGGACTACGCCTATGTCACCGAGATCTTTGGGGGCCTGGCTGG CTTCCTGCTGCTCTGGAGCGCCGTGCTCATCATGTACCCCACCAGCCTGGCCGTCATCTCCATGACCTTCTCCAACTACGTGCTGCAGCCCGTGTTCCCCAACTGCATCCCGCCGGCCGCCGCTTCCCGTGCACTCTCCATGGCTTGCCTGA TGCTCTTGACGTGGGTAAACAGCTTGAGCGTGCGCTGGGCCACGCGCATCCAGGACGTGTTCACCGGCGGGAAGCTGCTGGCCCTCTCACTCATCATTGGCGTGGGCTTTGTCCAGATCTTCCAAG GACACTTTGAGGAGCTGAGGCCCAGCAACGCCTTCGACTTCTGGATGACGCCGTCCGTGGGCCACCTGGCCCTGGCCTTCCTCCAGGGCTCCTTTGCCTTCAGCGGCTGGAACTTCCTCAACTACGtcacagaggagctggtggaccCTCGAAA GAACCTACCTCGTGCCATCTTCATCTCCATCCCCCTGGTGACCTTCGTGTACACCTTCACCAATGTCGCCTACTTCACTGCCATGTCCCCCCAGGAGCTGCTGGCCTCTAACGCCGTGGCCGTG ACCTTCGGGGAGAAGCTGCTGGGCTACTTTTCTTGGGTCATGCCTGTCTCTGTGGCACTTTCCACTTTCGGAGGGATCAATGGCTACCTTTTCACCTCCTCCAG atTGTGCTTCTCTGGAGCCCGAGAGGGGCACCTGCCCAGCCTGCTAGCCATGATCCACGTCAGACGCTGCACCCCTATTCCCGCCCTCCTCGTCTGT TGCGGGGCCACGGCGGTCATCATGCTCGTGGGAGACACATACACGCTCATCAACTATGTGTCCTTCATCAACTACCTCTGCTATGGTGTCACCATCCTGGGTCTGCTCGTGCTGCGCTGGAGGCGGCCGGCGCTCCACAGGCCCATCAAG GTGAACCTCCTCGTCCCCGTGGCGTACTTGGTCTTCTGGGCATTCCTGCTGGTCTTCAGCTTCATCTCGGAGCCCATGGTGTGTGGGGTAGGCGTTATCATCATCCTCACGGGGGTGCCCGTCTTCTTCCTGGGAGCGTTCTGGAGAAGCAAACCAAAGTGTGTGCACAGACTCACAG GGCTccccagaggaggaggaaaatggccCCTGCCAGCCCTCCCCACTGCCTGCCACGGACAAGCCCTTGAAGACACAATGAGACATTTGTGGAGCCTGAAGCAGCTGTTTCTGTTTACATGTTGTTTATTGAGGAGgtgtttttgcaaaaaaaaaaaaaaatttttttttcctggggaaaaATTCTGA
- the SLC7A10 gene encoding asc-type amino acid transporter 1 isoform X2, which translates to MAGHTQPSGRGNPGPAPSPSPGRGPGPGASERVALKKEIGLVSACTIIIGNIIGSGIFISPKGVLEHSGSVGLALFVWVLGGGITALGSLCYAELGVAIPKSGGDYAYVTEIFGGLAGFLLLWSAVLIMYPTSLAVISMTFSNYVLQPVFPNCIPPAAASRALSMACLMLLTWVNSLSVRWATRIQDVFTGGKLLALSLIIGVGFVQIFQGHFEELRPSNAFDFWMTPSVGHLALAFLQGSFAFSGWNFLNYVTEELVDPRKNLPRAIFISIPLVTFVYTFTNVAYFTAMSPQELLASNAVAVTFGEKLLGYFSWVMPVSVALSTFGGINGYLFTSSRLCFSGAREGHLPSLLAMIHVRRCTPIPALLVCCGATAVIMLVGDTYTLINYVSFINYLCYGVTILGLLVLRWRRPALHRPIKVNLLVPVAYLVFWAFLLVFSFISEPMVCGVGVIIILTGVPVFFLGAFWRSKPKCVHRLTESVTRWGQELCFVVYPQGSPEEEENGPCQPSPLPATDKPLKTQ; encoded by the exons GAAACATCATTGGCTCGGGCATCTTCATCTCCCCCAAAGGGGTCTTAGAGCACTCTGGCTCCGTGGGTCTGGCCCTCTTCGTCTGGGTCCTGGGTGGAGGCATCACTGCCCTGGGCTCACTCTGCTACGCGGAGCTGGGAGTGGCCATCCCCAAGTCTGGCGGGGACTACGCCTATGTCACCGAGATCTTTGGGGGCCTGGCTGG CTTCCTGCTGCTCTGGAGCGCCGTGCTCATCATGTACCCCACCAGCCTGGCCGTCATCTCCATGACCTTCTCCAACTACGTGCTGCAGCCCGTGTTCCCCAACTGCATCCCGCCGGCCGCCGCTTCCCGTGCACTCTCCATGGCTTGCCTGA TGCTCTTGACGTGGGTAAACAGCTTGAGCGTGCGCTGGGCCACGCGCATCCAGGACGTGTTCACCGGCGGGAAGCTGCTGGCCCTCTCACTCATCATTGGCGTGGGCTTTGTCCAGATCTTCCAAG GACACTTTGAGGAGCTGAGGCCCAGCAACGCCTTCGACTTCTGGATGACGCCGTCCGTGGGCCACCTGGCCCTGGCCTTCCTCCAGGGCTCCTTTGCCTTCAGCGGCTGGAACTTCCTCAACTACGtcacagaggagctggtggaccCTCGAAA GAACCTACCTCGTGCCATCTTCATCTCCATCCCCCTGGTGACCTTCGTGTACACCTTCACCAATGTCGCCTACTTCACTGCCATGTCCCCCCAGGAGCTGCTGGCCTCTAACGCCGTGGCCGTG ACCTTCGGGGAGAAGCTGCTGGGCTACTTTTCTTGGGTCATGCCTGTCTCTGTGGCACTTTCCACTTTCGGAGGGATCAATGGCTACCTTTTCACCTCCTCCAG atTGTGCTTCTCTGGAGCCCGAGAGGGGCACCTGCCCAGCCTGCTAGCCATGATCCACGTCAGACGCTGCACCCCTATTCCCGCCCTCCTCGTCTGT TGCGGGGCCACGGCGGTCATCATGCTCGTGGGAGACACATACACGCTCATCAACTATGTGTCCTTCATCAACTACCTCTGCTATGGTGTCACCATCCTGGGTCTGCTCGTGCTGCGCTGGAGGCGGCCGGCGCTCCACAGGCCCATCAAG GTGAACCTCCTCGTCCCCGTGGCGTACTTGGTCTTCTGGGCATTCCTGCTGGTCTTCAGCTTCATCTCGGAGCCCATGGTGTGTGGGGTAGGCGTTATCATCATCCTCACGGGGGTGCCCGTCTTCTTCCTGGGAGCGTTCTGGAGAAGCAAACCAAAGTGTGTGCACAGACTCACAG AGTCAGTGACACGCTGGGGCCAGGAGCTGTGTTTCGTGGTCTACCCCCAGGGCTccccagaggaggaggaaaatggccCCTGCCAGCCCTCCCCACTGCCTGCCACGGACAAGCCCTTGAAGACACAATGA
- the LRP3 gene encoding low-density lipoprotein receptor-related protein 3 isoform X1: MEKLAAAGPEGAPGARAQLAVVCLVNIVLTGRFSSAVPALGEASTSQPPLLTAACSGKLEQHTARRGVIYSPAWPLNYPPGTNCSWYIQGDRGDMITISFRNFDVEESHQCSLDWLMLGPAAPPRQEAFRLCGSAIPPAFISARDHVWIFFHSDASSSGQAQGFRLSYIRGKLGQASCQADEFRCDNGKCLPGPWQCNTVDECGDGSDEGNCSAPASEPPGSLCPGGTFPCSGARSTRCLPAERRCDGTQDCGDGSDEAGCPDLACGRRLGSFYGSFASPDLFGAARGPSDLHCTWLVDTQDPRRVLLQLELRLGYDDYVQVYEGLGERGDRLLQTLSYRSNHRPVSLEAAQGRLTVAYHARARSAGHGFNATYQVKGYCLPWEQPCGSSREGDAEDPGEQGCFSEPQRCDGWWHCASGRDEQGCPACPPDQYPCEGGSGLCYTPADRCNNQKSCPDGADEKNCFSCQPGTFHCGTNLCIFETWRCDGQEDCQDGSDEHGCLAAVPRKVITAALIGSLVCGLLLVIALGCAFKLYSLRTQEYRAFETQMTRLEAEFVRREAPPSYGQLIAQGLIPPVEDFPVYSASQASVLQNLRTAMRRQMRRHASRRGPSRRRLGRLWNRLFHRPRASRGQIPLLTAARTSQTVLGDGLLQPAPGAAREPSAPLTDTSSLGAAGEGPPGAPSHASEVGPSAPPASGLRDPSESRLADKDRKAGRDPLVDSPAPVDVPQESCSGQDPYPPALTAGGTPGPHPSEPLGVCRSPPPPRSPTLEASDDEALLVC, from the exons ATGGAGAAGCTGGCGGCCGCGGGGCCGGAGGGGGCGCCGGGCGCCCGGGCGCAGCTCGCCGTCGTCTGCCTGG TGAACATTGTTCTCACCGGGCGGTTCAGCAGTGCCGTTCCTGCCTTAG GTGAAGCCAGCACCTCTCAGCCTCCTCTCCTGACAGCCGCCTGCAGCGGGAAGCTGGAGCAGCACACTGCACGCCGTGGCGTCATCTACAGCCCAGCCTGGCCCCTCAACTACCCGCCGGGCACCAACTGCAGCTGGTACATACAGGGCGACCGCGGGGACATGATCACCATCAG ctTCCGCAACTTTGACGTGGAGGAGTCCCACCAGTGCTCCCTGGACTGGCTGATGCTGggccccgcggccccgccccgccaggAGGCCTTCCGGCTCTGTGGCTCTGCCATCCCGCCCGCCTTCATCTCTGCCCGGGACCACGTCTGGATCTTCTTCCACTCAGACGCCTCCAGCTCCGGCCAGGCCCAGGGCTTCCGTCTCTCCTACATCCGAG GGAAGCTGGGCCAGGCATCCTGCCAGGCTGACGAGTTCCGCTGTGACAACGGCAAGTGCCTGCCGGGCCCTTGGCAGTGCAACACCGTGGACGAGTGTGGCGACGGCTCTGATGAGGGCAACTGCTCGGCGCCCGCCTCGGAGCCGCCAGGCAGCCTGTGCCCCGGGGGTACGTTCCCCTGCAGCGGGGCGCGCTCCACGCGCTGCCTGCCTGCCGAGCGGCGCTGCGACGGCACTCAGGACTGCGGCGACGGCTCCGACGAGGCCGGCTGTCCCGACCTGGCCTGTGGCCGGCGGCTGGGCAGCTTCTACGGCTCCTTCGCCTCCCCAGACCTGTTCGGTGCGGCCCGCGGGCCCTCGGACCTTCACTGCACATGGCTGGTGGACACGCAGGACCCGCGGCGCGTGCTGCTGCAGCTGGAGCTGCGGCTGGGCTACGACGACTACGTGCAGGTGTACGAGGGCCTGGGCGAGCGCGGGGACCGCCTGCTGCAGACGCTCTCCTACCGCAGCAACCACCGGCCGGTGAGCCTCGAGGCCGCCCAGGGCCGCCTCACCGTGGCCTACCACGCCCGCGCCCGCAGCGCCGGCCACGGCTTCAACGCCACCTACCAGGTGAAGGGCTACTGCCTCCCGTGGGAGCAGCCGTGCGGGAGCAGCCGCGAGGGCGATGCGGAGGACCCGGGCGAGCAAGGCTGCTTCTCGGAGCCGCAGCGCTGCGACGGCTGGTGGCACTGCGCCAGCGGCCGGGACGAGCAGGGCTGCCCCGCCTGCCCCCCGGACCAGTACCCCTGCGAGGGGGGCAGCGGCCTGTGCTATACGCCCGCCGACCGCTGCAACAACCAGAAGAGCTGCCCCGACGGTGCGGACGAGAAGAACTGCTTCTCCTGCCAGCCGGGCACCTTCCACTGCGGTACCAACCTGTGCATCTTCGAGACGTGGCGCTGTGACGGTCAGGAGGACTGCCAGGACGGCAGCGACGAGCACGGCTGCCTGGCGGCGGTGCCCCGCAAAGTCATCACCGCCGCGCTCATCGGCAGCCTGGTCTGCGGGCTGCTGCTTGTCATCGCCCTGGGCTGTGCCTTCAAACTCTACTCCCTGCGCACGCAGGAGTACAG GGCCTTTGAGACCCAGATGACACGCCTGGAGGCTGAGTTTGTGCGGCGGGAGGCACCCCCGTCCTACGGGCAGCTCATCGCACAGGGCCTCATCCCACCCGTCGAGGACTTCCCGGTCTACAGTGCATCCCAG GCCTCGGTGCTACAGAACCTGCGCACGGCCATGCGGCGACAGATGCGCAGACACGCCTCCCGCCGCGGGCCCTCCCGCCGCAGGCTCGGCCGCCTCTGGAACCGGCTCTTTCACCGGCCGCGGGCGTCGCGCGGGCAGATCCCGCTGCTGACGGCCGCGCGCACCTCCCAGACGGTGCTGGGTGACGGGCTCCTCCAGCCGGCACCGGGGGCTGCCCGGGAACCCTCGGCACCCTTAACGGACACAAGCAGCCTGGGGGCAGCAGGGGAGGGGCCCCCCGGCGCCCCCAGCCACGCCTCGGAGGTGGGACCTTCCGCGCCGCCCGCCTCGGGCCTGCGGGACCCCTCGGAGTCCAGACTGGCTGACAAGGACAGAAAGGCTGGCAGGGACCCTCTGGTGGACAGCCCAGCCCCTGTGGACGTGCCTCAGGAGTCCTGCTCGGGCCAGGACCCTTACCCCCCGGCCCTCACTGCCGGTGgcacccccggcccccacccaTCAGAGCCACTGGGAGTCTGCAGGAGCCCCCCGCCACCCCGCTCCCCAACGTTGGAGGCCAGTGACGACGAGGCCCTGCTGGTCTGCTGA
- the LRP3 gene encoding low-density lipoprotein receptor-related protein 3 isoform X2: MEKLAAAGPEGAPGARAQLAVVCLVNIVLTGRFSSAVPALAACSGKLEQHTARRGVIYSPAWPLNYPPGTNCSWYIQGDRGDMITISFRNFDVEESHQCSLDWLMLGPAAPPRQEAFRLCGSAIPPAFISARDHVWIFFHSDASSSGQAQGFRLSYIRGKLGQASCQADEFRCDNGKCLPGPWQCNTVDECGDGSDEGNCSAPASEPPGSLCPGGTFPCSGARSTRCLPAERRCDGTQDCGDGSDEAGCPDLACGRRLGSFYGSFASPDLFGAARGPSDLHCTWLVDTQDPRRVLLQLELRLGYDDYVQVYEGLGERGDRLLQTLSYRSNHRPVSLEAAQGRLTVAYHARARSAGHGFNATYQVKGYCLPWEQPCGSSREGDAEDPGEQGCFSEPQRCDGWWHCASGRDEQGCPACPPDQYPCEGGSGLCYTPADRCNNQKSCPDGADEKNCFSCQPGTFHCGTNLCIFETWRCDGQEDCQDGSDEHGCLAAVPRKVITAALIGSLVCGLLLVIALGCAFKLYSLRTQEYRAFETQMTRLEAEFVRREAPPSYGQLIAQGLIPPVEDFPVYSASQASVLQNLRTAMRRQMRRHASRRGPSRRRLGRLWNRLFHRPRASRGQIPLLTAARTSQTVLGDGLLQPAPGAAREPSAPLTDTSSLGAAGEGPPGAPSHASEVGPSAPPASGLRDPSESRLADKDRKAGRDPLVDSPAPVDVPQESCSGQDPYPPALTAGGTPGPHPSEPLGVCRSPPPPRSPTLEASDDEALLVC, encoded by the exons ATGGAGAAGCTGGCGGCCGCGGGGCCGGAGGGGGCGCCGGGCGCCCGGGCGCAGCTCGCCGTCGTCTGCCTGG TGAACATTGTTCTCACCGGGCGGTTCAGCAGTGCCGTTCCTGCCTTAG CCGCCTGCAGCGGGAAGCTGGAGCAGCACACTGCACGCCGTGGCGTCATCTACAGCCCAGCCTGGCCCCTCAACTACCCGCCGGGCACCAACTGCAGCTGGTACATACAGGGCGACCGCGGGGACATGATCACCATCAG ctTCCGCAACTTTGACGTGGAGGAGTCCCACCAGTGCTCCCTGGACTGGCTGATGCTGggccccgcggccccgccccgccaggAGGCCTTCCGGCTCTGTGGCTCTGCCATCCCGCCCGCCTTCATCTCTGCCCGGGACCACGTCTGGATCTTCTTCCACTCAGACGCCTCCAGCTCCGGCCAGGCCCAGGGCTTCCGTCTCTCCTACATCCGAG GGAAGCTGGGCCAGGCATCCTGCCAGGCTGACGAGTTCCGCTGTGACAACGGCAAGTGCCTGCCGGGCCCTTGGCAGTGCAACACCGTGGACGAGTGTGGCGACGGCTCTGATGAGGGCAACTGCTCGGCGCCCGCCTCGGAGCCGCCAGGCAGCCTGTGCCCCGGGGGTACGTTCCCCTGCAGCGGGGCGCGCTCCACGCGCTGCCTGCCTGCCGAGCGGCGCTGCGACGGCACTCAGGACTGCGGCGACGGCTCCGACGAGGCCGGCTGTCCCGACCTGGCCTGTGGCCGGCGGCTGGGCAGCTTCTACGGCTCCTTCGCCTCCCCAGACCTGTTCGGTGCGGCCCGCGGGCCCTCGGACCTTCACTGCACATGGCTGGTGGACACGCAGGACCCGCGGCGCGTGCTGCTGCAGCTGGAGCTGCGGCTGGGCTACGACGACTACGTGCAGGTGTACGAGGGCCTGGGCGAGCGCGGGGACCGCCTGCTGCAGACGCTCTCCTACCGCAGCAACCACCGGCCGGTGAGCCTCGAGGCCGCCCAGGGCCGCCTCACCGTGGCCTACCACGCCCGCGCCCGCAGCGCCGGCCACGGCTTCAACGCCACCTACCAGGTGAAGGGCTACTGCCTCCCGTGGGAGCAGCCGTGCGGGAGCAGCCGCGAGGGCGATGCGGAGGACCCGGGCGAGCAAGGCTGCTTCTCGGAGCCGCAGCGCTGCGACGGCTGGTGGCACTGCGCCAGCGGCCGGGACGAGCAGGGCTGCCCCGCCTGCCCCCCGGACCAGTACCCCTGCGAGGGGGGCAGCGGCCTGTGCTATACGCCCGCCGACCGCTGCAACAACCAGAAGAGCTGCCCCGACGGTGCGGACGAGAAGAACTGCTTCTCCTGCCAGCCGGGCACCTTCCACTGCGGTACCAACCTGTGCATCTTCGAGACGTGGCGCTGTGACGGTCAGGAGGACTGCCAGGACGGCAGCGACGAGCACGGCTGCCTGGCGGCGGTGCCCCGCAAAGTCATCACCGCCGCGCTCATCGGCAGCCTGGTCTGCGGGCTGCTGCTTGTCATCGCCCTGGGCTGTGCCTTCAAACTCTACTCCCTGCGCACGCAGGAGTACAG GGCCTTTGAGACCCAGATGACACGCCTGGAGGCTGAGTTTGTGCGGCGGGAGGCACCCCCGTCCTACGGGCAGCTCATCGCACAGGGCCTCATCCCACCCGTCGAGGACTTCCCGGTCTACAGTGCATCCCAG GCCTCGGTGCTACAGAACCTGCGCACGGCCATGCGGCGACAGATGCGCAGACACGCCTCCCGCCGCGGGCCCTCCCGCCGCAGGCTCGGCCGCCTCTGGAACCGGCTCTTTCACCGGCCGCGGGCGTCGCGCGGGCAGATCCCGCTGCTGACGGCCGCGCGCACCTCCCAGACGGTGCTGGGTGACGGGCTCCTCCAGCCGGCACCGGGGGCTGCCCGGGAACCCTCGGCACCCTTAACGGACACAAGCAGCCTGGGGGCAGCAGGGGAGGGGCCCCCCGGCGCCCCCAGCCACGCCTCGGAGGTGGGACCTTCCGCGCCGCCCGCCTCGGGCCTGCGGGACCCCTCGGAGTCCAGACTGGCTGACAAGGACAGAAAGGCTGGCAGGGACCCTCTGGTGGACAGCCCAGCCCCTGTGGACGTGCCTCAGGAGTCCTGCTCGGGCCAGGACCCTTACCCCCCGGCCCTCACTGCCGGTGgcacccccggcccccacccaTCAGAGCCACTGGGAGTCTGCAGGAGCCCCCCGCCACCCCGCTCCCCAACGTTGGAGGCCAGTGACGACGAGGCCCTGCTGGTCTGCTGA
- the LRP3 gene encoding low-density lipoprotein receptor-related protein 3 isoform X3: MEKLAAAGPEGAPGARAQLAVVCLVNIVLTGRFSSAVPALGEASTSQPPLLTAACSGKLEQHTARRGVIYSPAWPLNYPPGTNCSWYIQGDRGDMITISFRNFDVEESHQCSLDWLMLGPAAPPRQEAFRLCGSAIPPAFISARDHVWIFFHSDASSSGQAQGFRLSYIRGKLGQASCQADEFRCDNGKCLPGPWQCNTVDECGDGSDEGNCSAPASEPPGSLCPGGTFPCSGARSTRCLPAERRCDGTQDCGDGSDEAGCPDLACGRRLGSFYGSFASPDLFGAARGPSDLHCTWLVDTQDPRRVLLQLELRLGYDDYVQVYEGLGERGDRLLQTLSYRSNHRPVSLEAAQGRLTVAYHARARSAGHGFNATYQVKGYCLPWEQPCGSSREGDAEDPGEQGCFSEPQRCDGWWHCASGRDEQGCPACPPDQYPCEGGSGLCYTPADRCNNQKSCPDGADEKNCFSCQPGTFHCGTNLCIFETWRCDGQEDCQDGSDEHGCLAAVPRKVITAALIGSLVCGLLLVIALGCAFKLYSLRTQEYRAFETQMTRLEAEFVRREAPPSYGQLIAQGLIPPVEDFPVYSASQPPPHPPGLGATEPAHGHAATDAQTRLPPRALPPQARPPLEPALSPAAGVARADPAADGRAHLPDGAG, encoded by the exons ATGGAGAAGCTGGCGGCCGCGGGGCCGGAGGGGGCGCCGGGCGCCCGGGCGCAGCTCGCCGTCGTCTGCCTGG TGAACATTGTTCTCACCGGGCGGTTCAGCAGTGCCGTTCCTGCCTTAG GTGAAGCCAGCACCTCTCAGCCTCCTCTCCTGACAGCCGCCTGCAGCGGGAAGCTGGAGCAGCACACTGCACGCCGTGGCGTCATCTACAGCCCAGCCTGGCCCCTCAACTACCCGCCGGGCACCAACTGCAGCTGGTACATACAGGGCGACCGCGGGGACATGATCACCATCAG ctTCCGCAACTTTGACGTGGAGGAGTCCCACCAGTGCTCCCTGGACTGGCTGATGCTGggccccgcggccccgccccgccaggAGGCCTTCCGGCTCTGTGGCTCTGCCATCCCGCCCGCCTTCATCTCTGCCCGGGACCACGTCTGGATCTTCTTCCACTCAGACGCCTCCAGCTCCGGCCAGGCCCAGGGCTTCCGTCTCTCCTACATCCGAG GGAAGCTGGGCCAGGCATCCTGCCAGGCTGACGAGTTCCGCTGTGACAACGGCAAGTGCCTGCCGGGCCCTTGGCAGTGCAACACCGTGGACGAGTGTGGCGACGGCTCTGATGAGGGCAACTGCTCGGCGCCCGCCTCGGAGCCGCCAGGCAGCCTGTGCCCCGGGGGTACGTTCCCCTGCAGCGGGGCGCGCTCCACGCGCTGCCTGCCTGCCGAGCGGCGCTGCGACGGCACTCAGGACTGCGGCGACGGCTCCGACGAGGCCGGCTGTCCCGACCTGGCCTGTGGCCGGCGGCTGGGCAGCTTCTACGGCTCCTTCGCCTCCCCAGACCTGTTCGGTGCGGCCCGCGGGCCCTCGGACCTTCACTGCACATGGCTGGTGGACACGCAGGACCCGCGGCGCGTGCTGCTGCAGCTGGAGCTGCGGCTGGGCTACGACGACTACGTGCAGGTGTACGAGGGCCTGGGCGAGCGCGGGGACCGCCTGCTGCAGACGCTCTCCTACCGCAGCAACCACCGGCCGGTGAGCCTCGAGGCCGCCCAGGGCCGCCTCACCGTGGCCTACCACGCCCGCGCCCGCAGCGCCGGCCACGGCTTCAACGCCACCTACCAGGTGAAGGGCTACTGCCTCCCGTGGGAGCAGCCGTGCGGGAGCAGCCGCGAGGGCGATGCGGAGGACCCGGGCGAGCAAGGCTGCTTCTCGGAGCCGCAGCGCTGCGACGGCTGGTGGCACTGCGCCAGCGGCCGGGACGAGCAGGGCTGCCCCGCCTGCCCCCCGGACCAGTACCCCTGCGAGGGGGGCAGCGGCCTGTGCTATACGCCCGCCGACCGCTGCAACAACCAGAAGAGCTGCCCCGACGGTGCGGACGAGAAGAACTGCTTCTCCTGCCAGCCGGGCACCTTCCACTGCGGTACCAACCTGTGCATCTTCGAGACGTGGCGCTGTGACGGTCAGGAGGACTGCCAGGACGGCAGCGACGAGCACGGCTGCCTGGCGGCGGTGCCCCGCAAAGTCATCACCGCCGCGCTCATCGGCAGCCTGGTCTGCGGGCTGCTGCTTGTCATCGCCCTGGGCTGTGCCTTCAAACTCTACTCCCTGCGCACGCAGGAGTACAG GGCCTTTGAGACCCAGATGACACGCCTGGAGGCTGAGTTTGTGCGGCGGGAGGCACCCCCGTCCTACGGGCAGCTCATCGCACAGGGCCTCATCCCACCCGTCGAGGACTTCCCGGTCTACAGTGCATCCCAG CCGCCGCCCCACCCTCCAGGCCTCGGTGCTACAGAACCTGCGCACGGCCATGCGGCGACAGATGCGCAGACACGCCTCCCGCCGCGGGCCCTCCCGCCGCAGGCTCGGCCGCCTCTGGAACCGGCTCTTTCACCGGCCGCGGGCGTCGCGCGGGCAGATCCCGCTGCTGACGGCCGCGCGCACCTCCCAGACGGTGCTGGGTGA